One Zonotrichia leucophrys gambelii isolate GWCS_2022_RI unplaced genomic scaffold, RI_Zleu_2.0 Scaffold_142_116074, whole genome shotgun sequence DNA window includes the following coding sequences:
- the LOC135460979 gene encoding LOW QUALITY PROTEIN: Fc receptor-like protein 2 (The sequence of the model RefSeq protein was modified relative to this genomic sequence to represent the inferred CDS: deleted 1 base in 1 codon) has product MAGKVALLPWAQTLGLAGAQTTQLLVEPPWRPAVLWDRVTLTCQGSGTASATTWYKDGRRWGQQGPDRLTVTESGTYKCDRPGTGRSPALRVLDDRLVLQVHARTLLEGETVTLRCRSCWSNTVTSVSFYREGKKLRGLHDGTELSLSPLQQHHRGNYHCEGRVNKVVSKQRVSKRVTVTVHRVPVLGGSLSVQPPGGQVALGDSLMLSCEVATGTGPLSSWHREGSGALQGTSPCLELRHAGDNDSGQYCCQVSDGDSVAESDPLNVTVLVPVSNATITHGPLSHQLRAGDNVTLCCSVQVGSAPVTFTWLHNGQEMAWGPLLELGSVDAGHSGTYQCMATNQLGQDGHRVFRALSPELTLEVTPGLPWATGPPGSPPPPEAGEVLYTHVMVTKRAGASPRATTLQDSRVTYAELWGPQKRPQEPGDIYGNVL; this is encoded by the exons ATGGCCGGGAAGGTGGCGCTGCTCCCGTGGG cccagaccctcGGCCTCGCTG gtgcccagaCTACCCAGCTTCTCGTAGAGCCCCCCTGGAGGCCGGCGGTGCTGTGGGACcgggtgacactgacctgccagggctcagggaccGCCAGTGCCACCACCTGGTACAAGGATGGACGgcgctgggggcagcagggacctgACCGCCTCACTGTCACCGAGAGTGGCACGTACAAGTGTGACAGACCCGGCACCGGGCGTAGCCCTGCTCTGAGAGTCTTAGATG acaggctggtgctgcaggtgcacGCACGGACACTGCTGGAGGGGGAAACGGTGACACTGCGCTGccggagctgctggagcaacaCGGTCACCTCGGTGTCATTTTACCGTGAGGGGAAGAAACTGCGGGGGCTCCATGATGGCAccgagctgtccctgtcccctctgcagcagcaccacagaggCAACTACCACTGTGAGGGCCGGGTGAACAAAGTGGTGTCAAAGCAGAGGGTGTCAAAGAGGGTTACAGTGACAGTACACA GGGTCCCAGTCTTGGGGGGTTCCCTGTCAGTGCAGCCCCCCGGGGGACAGGTGGCACTCGGGGACAGCCTGATGCTGAGCTGTGAGGtggccacagggacagggccccTGTCCTCCTGGCACCGAGAGGGCTCA ggagcactgcagggcaccagcccctgcctggagctgcgCCACgctggggacaatgacagcGGCCAATACTGTTGCCAGGTCAGCGACGGGGACAGTGTGGCCGAGAGTGACCCCCTGAATGTCACCGTCCTGG tgcccgtgtccaatgccaccatcacccatggtcccctgtcacaccagctgCGTGCAGGTGACAACGTGACCCTGTGCTGCTCGGtgcaggtgggctcagcccctgtcaccttcacctggctgcacaaCGGGCAGGAGATGGCCTGGGGTCCCCTGCTGGAGCTTGGGTCTGTTGATGCGGGACATTCGGGCACCTACCAGTGCATGGCCACaaaccagctgggacaggacggGCACCGCGTGTTCCGGGCACTCAGCCCAGAGCTGAccctggaggtgacacctgGCTTACCCTGGGCCACAG GGCCCCCCGGATCCCCGCCCCCCCCAGAGGCGGGGGAGGTGCTGTACACCCATGTCATGGTCACCAAGAGGGCAGGGG CGTCCCCCCGTGCCACCACCCTCCAGGATTCCAGGGTGACCTACGCAGAGCTGTGGGGACCCCAGAAGCGACCACAGGAACCTGGTGACATCTACGGgaatgtgctgtga
- the LOC135460980 gene encoding LOW QUALITY PROTEIN: low affinity immunoglobulin gamma Fc region receptor III-B-like (The sequence of the model RefSeq protein was modified relative to this genomic sequence to represent the inferred CDS: inserted 1 base in 1 codon), whose translation MAGKVALLLWAQTLSLAGAQTTQLLVEPSRGWXVLWDRVTLTCQGSGTASATTWYKDGQRWGQQGCGRLTVTLSGTYTCDRPGTGLSIPMRVLDDLVVLQVPAWALQERDMMTLRCWGWQNKLLTDVSFYHDWKKLEGLHNGTEMSLSPLQLHYSGHYSCRGQVVSQWKESKLMTVTVRRVPLSGVSLSVQPPRGQVALEDRLVLSCTVAVGTGPLCFSWHQEGLGAPLDTNRHLEMHHVGDNDRGQYRCWVSNGDSVAESDALNVTVLAPVDNATITPGPLSHQVCAGDPVTLRCSVQVGSAPVSFTWLHNGQEVAKGPLLELRAINVGHSGTYQCMATNQLGQDGHRVFRAPSPELTLEVTPGSPWVTKGYQGVQDPWGPPRIPRPPPEEGEVLYTHVVVTKRAGVTPRPNTLQDPQVTYAELQGHQGRPQEPSDIYGNVL comes from the exons atggccGGGAAGGTGgcactgctcctgtggg cccagaccctcAGCCTCGCTG gtgcccagaccACCCAGCTCCTTGTAGAGCCCTCCAGAGGCT CGGTGCTGTGGGACcgggtgacactgacctgccagggctcggggactgccagtgccaccacctGGTACAAGGATGGGCAgcgctgggggcagcagggatgtggccGCCTCACTGTCACCCTGAGTGGCACCTACACGTGTGACAGACCCGGCACTGGGCTCAGCATCCCCATGAGAGTCTTAGATG acctggtggtgctgcaggtgccagcatgggcactgcaggagcGGGACATGATGACACTgcgctgctggggctggcagaacAAACTGCTCACTGACGTGTCCTTCTACCATGATTGGAAGAAACTGGAGGGGCTCCACAATGGGACAGAGatgtccctgtcacctctgcagctgcactaCAGTGGCCACTACAGCTGCAGGGGCCAGGTGGTGTCACAGTGGAAGGAGTCGAAGCtgatgacagtgacagtgcGCA GGGTCCCGCTTTcgggggtgtccctgtcagtGCAGCCCCCCAGAGGACAGGTGGCACTGGAGGACcgcctggtgctgagctgcacagtGGCAGTGGGGACAGGTCCCCTGTGCTTCTCCTGGCACCAGGAGGGCTTGGGGGCACCGCTGGACACCAACCGCCACCTGGAGATGCACCACGTTGGGGACAATGACAGAGGCCAATACCGGTGCTGGGTTAGCAACGGGGACAGCGTGGCTGAGAGTGACGCCCTGAATGTCACAGTCCTGG caccTGTGGacaatgccaccatcacccccggtcccctgtcacaccaggtgtgtgcaggtgacCCCGTGACCCTGCGCTGCTCGGtgcaggtgggctcagcccctgtctccttcacctggctgcacaacgggcaggaggtggccaagggtcccctcctggagctcagggccaTCAATGTGGGACATTCGGGCACCTACCAGTGCATGGCCAccaaccagctgggacaggacggGCACCGCGTGTTCCGggcacccagcccagagctgaccctggaggtgacacctgGCTCACCCTGGGTCACAAAAGGTTACCAGGGAGTGCAGGACCCCTGGG GGCCCCCACGGAtcccccggccccccccagaGGAGGGGGAGGTGCTGTACACCCACGTCGTGGTCACCAAGAGGGCAGGGG TGACCCCTCGTCCCAACACACTCCAGGATCCCCAGGTGACCTACGCggagctgcagggacatcaGGGGCGACCACAGGAACCCAGTGACATCTACGGgaatgtgctgtga